The Fundidesulfovibrio soli sequence AACGCGATGGAACCCGCCGGAGATCACGGCCCATTCCTTGGCCAGCGGCTCCAGCAGCAGCGCGGCCAGGTCGGCCTTGGCCAGGTGCGAGGAGTCGCAGAAAATGTAGGCCTCGGGCCAGTCGCCCAGGTGGCGCACCCCGGCCAACAGGTTGTGGTTCTTCTGGCCGCTGGTGGTGGCCGGGCCGCTGGTGAGCAGCACGGCGTCCTCGCGGCCCTCGATGAGCGCGCGGACCATGGCCGTGGCCGGGTCTTCCTCGTCGCGGGTGACGATGACGTAGCGCAGGCCCGGGTACTCCTGCCTGAGCAGGCTGGCCAGGCCGTTGCGGACCGTTGGCGTATCCCCGGTGACGGGGACGATCATGGCGGCGCGCAGGGGCTTGGCCGGAGCCCTGTCCAGGGGCGGCTGGAGACGCATGCCGCTCAGGACGTGCCTGCGGCCCGCGAGGTAGAGCGCGAAGAGAACGGCGATTTCGGCCAGGGCCGAGAGTACGAAAAGGGTTTTCACTGCGTATGGTTCCTTGAAAATCAGTTGGCGGGGGGAAATCCCGCAGGCCACTCCAGCCCGCCGGGGGCTGTGCGGCCCTTGGCGGTGCGCTTGGCCTGCATGGGTACCGAGGGGCCATCCTTGAAGTAGAACGTGCCCGCGGCCGTGTCCGCGCCCTGCAGCGCTCCCTCGAAATAGTTGCCGCTGCCGTGCTGGGCGCGGATGCGGCCGTTGTCCATCATCCCCGCCAGATGGTAGGTGTTGCGCTCGCCGGTGCGGGTGAACACATAGGCCACGCCGTAAAGGAACTTGCCGCGCTGCTCCAGATGGCACTCCACGCGGTTTCCCATGAATTCGGCCTCCCAGCGCCCGGTCAAGTCCGCCGATGCGGCGGCGGGCAGGGCCAGGGCGAGGGCCAGCAGAACGGCGCAGGCCATCGTCGTGAGGGGTTTCATATTTCACTCCAGCGGGCTTGTTCGCCCGCGCCTTATAAACGTTCGCTTCGGGCTTGAACAGCCCGCATATTGTTCCCTGCGGCCCGCAATCCCCGCCGGACAGGCGCGAAGCGGGATGGGAGTGCAGAGGGACGAAGTCCCTTTGCCCGCCGGAGGCACTCTCCCCTCTCCGGCGCGATCAGCCATCAAGAAAGCCTCCGGCGGCCAAAGGGAGTTTCTCCCTTTGGAATCCCTTATAATACCCGTCCGGTCATTCGGCGAGGCGTGCAAGCAGATCTTCGTGCCGCCTGACCATGGCTTCCATGGAGTAGGTCTCCAGGGCCACAGCCCGGGCCTGCGCGCCCATGGAAGCGCGCCGCTCCTCGTCGGCCAGCAGGGCCGCAAGATTTGCTCCCAAAGCCTCGGCGTCGCGCGCGGGGCTGAGCAGGCCTGTGCGGCCCTGCTCCACCACCTCGGGGATGCCGCCCACGCCCGTGGCAACCACGGGCAGGCCCGTGGCCATGCCCTCCAGCACCACGTTGGGCAGCCCCTCCCGCAGGGAGGACAAGGCCAGAATCGTGGCCTGCCGATAGAAAGGACGCAGATCCGGCCCGCCCGGATACACGCGGATGTTGCGCGCGCAGGACAGCTTGCGCGCCGCGTGCTCCACGCGCCCCTTGAGCGGCCCGTCCCCCACCAGCCACAGCTCGGCCTCGGGCACGGCCTTCCAGGCCTGGTCGAAGGCGCTAAGCAGGGTCAGATGATCCTTGTCCTCCACGAAGCGCGCCACGCAGAGCACCACCTTGCGCACCGGGGCGAAGCCGTCGGGGTCGGGGCTGAAGAAGTCGGTGTCCACCCCGTTCTGGATCACGGTCACCTGCTCGTCGCTGCGGCCCAGGGCCAGCAGGGCGTTCTTGAGGGCCTGCGTGTTGGTGATGTGATGGTGGGCGAACCGGGCCAAAAAACGCTCGTGCTGCCGGGCGATGTTGCCCCCGCCCCGGCAGGTGCCCAGCACAAGGGGCAGGCCGGAGAGCCTGCCCAGCAGCCGGCCCCAGATGTTGGGCACGGCGGTGAGCGGCATGAGGATGTCCGGCTTGTTGCGCTTAAGATGCTGATGCAGCTTGTAAATCGTTCCTGCGCCTATCGAACGCTTATCGTCAATCCAGGCCAGTTTGATGTCGGCCTCGCGGGCCTGGGCCTCGAAATCGCGCCCCGCGCTCATCATCCAGAACTCGGGGGCGAAGCGGGTGCGGTCTATGCGGCGGGCCAGCTCCAGGGCGTGGCGCTGCGTGCCGCCAAAGAGCAGATCCTGCAGGAGGAGGACGAGGCGTTTGGGGTAGGCCATACGAGGTTCTCCCGTATCGGGACTGCGCCCCTGCCCGTGTCAGGGGAGACGTTCCCGCTGTCCGGGGTCGCGCGGGCGGCGAGGCAGGATATTCTTCAAATATATCCGCCCTCGCCGCCC is a genomic window containing:
- a CDS encoding glycosyltransferase is translated as MAYPKRLVLLLQDLLFGGTQRHALELARRIDRTRFAPEFWMMSAGRDFEAQAREADIKLAWIDDKRSIGAGTIYKLHQHLKRNKPDILMPLTAVPNIWGRLLGRLSGLPLVLGTCRGGGNIARQHERFLARFAHHHITNTQALKNALLALGRSDEQVTVIQNGVDTDFFSPDPDGFAPVRKVVLCVARFVEDKDHLTLLSAFDQAWKAVPEAELWLVGDGPLKGRVEHAARKLSCARNIRVYPGGPDLRPFYRQATILALSSLREGLPNVVLEGMATGLPVVATGVGGIPEVVEQGRTGLLSPARDAEALGANLAALLADEERRASMGAQARAVALETYSMEAMVRRHEDLLARLAE